A genomic window from Nicotiana sylvestris chromosome 11, ASM39365v2, whole genome shotgun sequence includes:
- the LOC138881114 gene encoding uncharacterized protein, translated as MPLALDIQSLANRLVRLDISELSRVLACVVAQSSLLGHIKARQFDDPHLAVLRETVLQGSAKEVSIGEDGVLRLWGRLCVPNVDGLKERIREEAHSSRYSIHPGAIKMYRDLRQHYWWRRMKKGIVEYVARCLNC; from the coding sequence atgccactagctttggacattcagtccttggctaatagACTTGTGAGGCTGGATATTTCGGAGCTCAGCCGAGTCCTTGCATGTGTTGTTGcccagtcttcattattggggcatatcaaggcccgacagtttgatgatccccactTGGCGGTTCTTAGAGAGACAGTGCTgcagggtagtgccaaggaggtcTCTATTGGTGAGGATGGTGTTCTACGACTCTGGGGTCgcttatgtgttcctaatgttgatggtctaaAGGAGAGAATCCGGgaggaggctcacagttcgcggtattctattcatccaggtgctataaagatgtatcgtgacttgaggcaacattattggtggcggaggatgaagaaaggcatagtggagtatgtggctaggtgtttgaattgctaG
- the LOC138881113 gene encoding uncharacterized protein, which produces MILAPAAPPPRGGGQTCRGHPRGGGQAWRGQPAIAQLDGGQPAGAPTRFYALPARPDALASDVVIISIISICGRDASVLFDPGSTYSYVSSLFAHFLVIAPEPLGTHVHLSTPMGNSVVVDRIYQSCVVTFYGFETRADLLLLYMINFEIILGMDWLSPYHVVQDYHAKTVTLAMSGLPGLEWKGSTVDTSSRVISFLKAQQMVEKGCLAYVRDTTVESPMFDSVLVVREFADVFPSDLPGMPPNHDIDFCIDLAPGTQLVSIPPHRMAPKELKEQLEELLAKGFVRPSVSP; this is translated from the coding sequence ATGATTTTAGCACCGGCTGCCCCAccacctagaggtggagggcagacttgtaggggccatcctagaggtggaggccaggcatggagaggtcagccagctattGCTCAATTAGATGGAGGCCAACCAGCCGGCGCTCCAACCAGATTTTATGCCCTTCCGgctaggccagatgcattggcctcagatgtcgTCATCATAAGTATTATTTCCATCTgcggtagagatgcttcggtattatttgatccagggtctacctattcgtatgtgtcatctctgtttgcCCATTTTTTGGTTATTGctcctgagcctttgggcactcaTGTTCATTTGTCCACTCCTATGGGcaattctgtggttgtggatcggatctaccagtcctgtgtggtcacattttatggtttcgagactagagcagatctccTATTGCTTTATATGATCAATTTTgagatcatcctgggcatggattggttatctccatatcatgtcGTCCAAGATTATCATGCCAAAACTGTTACTTTAGCGATGTCAGGGTTGCcagggttggagtggaagggttccacagttgatacatctagtcgtgttatctctttcctgaaggctcagcaaatggtcgagaaggggtgtttggcttatgttcgggacaccaccgtaGAGTCTCCGATGtttgattcagttctagtagttcgggagttcgccgatgtgtttccttctgatcttcctggcatgccaccgaaccatgatattgatttctgtattgatttggctccaggcacccagcTTGTATCTATCCCACCGCACCGCATGGCTccgaaggagttaaaggagcagcttgaggagttgttagcaaaggggtttgttaggcctagtgtttcaccttag